The Aureitalea marina genome includes a window with the following:
- the mptB gene encoding polyprenol phosphomannose-dependent alpha 1,6 mannosyltransferase MptB yields MMTVLLAVLYWVFSHKLERSNFISLMGLITGMFVITYWLIRQWGDQFRLMMGLGLGFRLIFLLTLPNLSQDFYRFLWDGRLLVQGINPYLQTPTAYLEAGNMVVTQASELVAGMGELNAGHFSNYPPLNQLCFALAALLAGKSILGSAVVLRLLIILADIGILWFGSKLLSKIGLKKQVIFWFFLNPFVLIEITGNLHFESVMIFFMVWGLYMLSEKRWIWAAVLIGLSVSVKLIPLLFLPVFLRYFTKIPNWRPGFARFVLFSVLVMLTAGLTFAPFLSGDFLNNFGQTIALWFQNFEFNASIYYIIRWIGFQTIGWNIIADVGKILPLIVLAFVLIISLIRDQKNMRQLITSMLWCISFYFLLSTTVHPWYIATPLILGVFTPFRFPVIWSLLVMLSYSAYTANGFQENLELVALEYILGIVFVLMELNGKLPNPTISET; encoded by the coding sequence ATGATGACCGTCCTGCTGGCGGTTCTTTATTGGGTTTTCTCACATAAGCTTGAGCGATCTAATTTTATCAGCTTGATGGGGCTGATCACGGGGATGTTCGTAATTACTTACTGGCTGATCAGGCAATGGGGTGATCAATTTCGCCTGATGATGGGGTTGGGATTAGGATTTCGATTGATCTTCCTGCTGACTCTTCCCAACCTGTCCCAGGATTTCTACAGGTTCCTATGGGATGGGCGATTGCTTGTTCAAGGTATCAACCCTTACTTGCAAACACCCACTGCTTATTTGGAAGCCGGAAATATGGTCGTCACTCAGGCTTCAGAACTGGTGGCTGGGATGGGAGAGCTGAACGCCGGACATTTTAGTAATTATCCACCTCTGAATCAGTTGTGTTTTGCCCTTGCTGCCTTGTTGGCCGGTAAGAGTATTTTGGGTTCTGCCGTTGTATTGCGATTACTGATCATCCTGGCGGATATTGGAATCCTCTGGTTTGGAAGTAAGCTGTTGTCTAAGATAGGATTGAAAAAGCAGGTTATTTTCTGGTTTTTCCTCAATCCATTCGTCCTGATAGAAATAACCGGAAATCTGCACTTCGAATCTGTCATGATCTTTTTCATGGTCTGGGGTTTATACATGCTCTCCGAGAAGAGATGGATATGGGCAGCTGTGCTGATCGGTTTATCAGTCTCGGTCAAATTGATCCCTTTGCTCTTTCTGCCTGTTTTCCTGCGCTACTTTACCAAGATCCCCAATTGGAGACCCGGATTTGCCCGTTTTGTTTTGTTCTCTGTTCTGGTAATGCTCACGGCTGGACTTACTTTTGCACCCTTTCTCTCCGGTGATTTCCTGAATAACTTTGGACAGACCATTGCCTTGTGGTTTCAGAATTTCGAATTCAACGCAAGTATTTATTACATCATCCGATGGATAGGTTTTCAAACAATCGGATGGAATATAATCGCCGATGTGGGTAAGATTCTTCCACTTATTGTACTGGCATTCGTGCTGATCATATCCTTGATCCGCGATCAAAAGAACATGCGGCAGCTGATCACTTCCATGTTGTGGTGCATCAGTTTTTACTTCCTGCTTTCCACTACGGTTCATCCTTGGTACATAGCCACTCCTTTGATCCTTGGGGTCTTTACTCCCTTCCGTTTCCCCGTGATCTGGTCCTTGCTGGTCATGTTGAGTTATTCCGCCTACACGGCAAATGGTTTTCAGGAAAATCTGGAATTGGTAGCCCTGGAATATATTTTAGGCATTGTTTTTGTACTCATGGAACTCAATGGCAAACTACCTAACCCAACCATTTCGGAAACCTGA
- a CDS encoding TolB family protein, with protein sequence MRFFIALLFLFGLYSCKNEQTKTTTTEETSVDMNTEATDSLIYPEEKHFRSIRQITFGGDNAEAYWSFDDKQLVFQSNFTEWGVGCDQMFLMDVEESFAERQPPMISTGKGRTTCAYFLPDNEHFVYGSTHLIDDECPEVPLRENGKYVWPVYDSFDIFVADLEGNITGQLTDEPGYDAEATVSPKGDKIVFTSMRSGDLELYTMNIDGTDVHQVTDELGYDGGAFFSPDGTKLIFRASRPKTEEEIAEYKDLLSRGLVQPTEMELFICNADGSDLRQLTNLGNANWSPFFHPSGEKILFSSNFEAERGFPFNLYMIDLDGKNLERVTHGETFDAFPVFSNDGKYLAFSSNRNNGGTRDTNLFIAEWVD encoded by the coding sequence ATGAGATTCTTTATAGCTCTTTTATTCTTGTTCGGACTCTACAGTTGTAAAAACGAACAGACAAAAACTACAACGACGGAGGAGACCTCAGTAGATATGAATACCGAGGCTACCGACAGCCTGATCTATCCGGAAGAGAAACACTTTAGGTCTATTCGGCAGATCACTTTTGGTGGTGACAATGCTGAAGCCTATTGGAGCTTTGATGACAAGCAATTGGTTTTTCAATCCAATTTTACAGAATGGGGTGTAGGCTGTGACCAGATGTTCCTGATGGATGTAGAAGAGAGTTTTGCCGAGAGACAACCACCTATGATCAGCACTGGTAAAGGACGGACCACCTGCGCTTATTTTCTGCCGGACAACGAGCATTTTGTTTACGGATCAACTCATTTAATAGACGATGAGTGCCCTGAGGTACCCCTACGAGAAAATGGTAAATATGTCTGGCCAGTCTACGATTCCTTCGACATTTTTGTAGCCGATCTGGAGGGCAACATTACCGGGCAATTAACCGATGAACCTGGCTACGACGCTGAGGCCACAGTATCCCCAAAAGGAGATAAGATCGTGTTCACCTCCATGAGAAGCGGTGACCTGGAATTGTACACCATGAACATAGATGGAACAGATGTGCATCAGGTTACGGACGAATTGGGTTATGATGGAGGAGCCTTTTTTTCTCCAGACGGTACCAAATTGATCTTCCGGGCCTCCAGACCGAAAACGGAGGAAGAGATAGCGGAATACAAAGACCTGCTTTCACGAGGGCTGGTTCAACCTACAGAGATGGAATTGTTTATCTGCAACGCCGATGGCAGTGATCTAAGGCAACTGACCAACCTGGGAAATGCCAATTGGAGCCCATTCTTTCACCCAAGTGGCGAGAAGATCCTCTTCTCTAGCAACTTTGAGGCCGAGCGTGGTTTCCCGTTCAATCTTTACATGATCGACCTGGATGGAAAAAACCTGGAACGAGTAACACATGGCGAGACCTTTGACGCCTTCCCGGTGTTCTCTAATGATGGAAAATACCTAGCATTCTCTTCCAACAGGAACAACGGTGGAACTCGGGACACCAACCTGTTCATAGCTGAGTGGGTGGACTGA
- a CDS encoding M28 family peptidase: MRSILVLFLLLLIVACQSPQEPVSMQEDVVYLASDSLMGREVGTAGELMAADYIASRFEQLGLQPKGSENYFQDFAFKPSLNPHEEVEAVDTLGDGMVSGRNVVGYRDNGAEYTVVIGAHYDHLGMGGEGSLHRGEPAIHNGADDNASGVALMMNLANRLQEVNTNSNYLFIGFSGEESGLLGSAFYVRNPTIDTKKVRYMINLDMVGRLKDSTVAVNGVGTSSTFKQTLFANNDMGLTISEFESGIGPSDFTSFYLADIPVLSFFTGQHEDYHKPEDDSDKINYAGMELLSDYIMNIITDLDDEGELAFRKTKNESEEVPAFKVGLGVVPDYLFTGEGMRIDGISEDKPAQKAGLQKGDVVKKLGELDVTDMMTYMKALSTFENGQTTVVTIERDGELIEVEVTF; this comes from the coding sequence ATGCGTTCAATACTAGTACTCTTTTTATTGTTGCTGATAGTAGCTTGTCAGTCTCCACAAGAACCGGTTAGTATGCAAGAGGATGTGGTCTATTTGGCCTCGGATAGTTTGATGGGCAGAGAAGTCGGTACAGCAGGCGAGTTAATGGCGGCAGATTACATCGCTAGTCGTTTTGAGCAGTTAGGGTTGCAACCCAAAGGATCTGAAAATTATTTCCAGGATTTTGCCTTTAAGCCGAGCCTGAATCCTCACGAGGAGGTGGAAGCCGTCGATACCCTTGGCGATGGTATGGTTTCCGGACGAAATGTAGTCGGTTATCGGGACAATGGAGCAGAATATACGGTTGTTATTGGAGCGCATTATGACCATTTAGGGATGGGTGGCGAAGGATCACTTCACAGAGGGGAGCCGGCCATTCATAATGGTGCTGACGACAATGCCAGTGGAGTCGCCCTAATGATGAATCTGGCCAACAGGCTTCAGGAGGTGAATACCAATTCTAACTATCTCTTTATTGGTTTTTCAGGTGAGGAGAGCGGACTTTTAGGCTCTGCATTTTACGTTAGGAATCCCACCATAGATACAAAGAAGGTCAGGTATATGATCAATCTGGATATGGTTGGCCGCCTGAAGGATAGCACTGTGGCTGTGAATGGTGTAGGTACCTCTTCGACTTTTAAGCAGACCCTGTTTGCCAATAATGATATGGGCTTGACCATTTCTGAATTTGAGAGTGGGATAGGCCCTAGTGATTTCACTTCCTTCTACCTGGCCGATATCCCTGTCCTCTCCTTTTTTACAGGTCAGCATGAAGATTATCATAAGCCAGAGGATGATTCAGACAAGATAAACTACGCAGGGATGGAATTGCTTTCTGATTACATCATGAACATTATCACCGACCTGGATGACGAGGGAGAGTTGGCGTTTAGAAAGACCAAGAATGAGAGCGAAGAGGTCCCGGCCTTTAAGGTCGGTCTTGGGGTTGTTCCGGATTACCTGTTCACAGGGGAAGGTATGCGAATAGACGGTATCAGTGAAGACAAACCTGCGCAAAAGGCAGGACTTCAAAAAGGAGATGTAGTCAAAAAATTAGGTGAGTTGGATGTAACCGATATGATGACCTATATGAAAGCCTTATCTACTTTTGAGAATGGTCAGACCACTGTTGTGACCATAGAGCGGGATGGAGAGTTGATAGAGGTGGAGGTCACCTTCTAG
- a CDS encoding lipid A-modifier LpxR family protein: protein MPRILRPAIFSLFVLIGLELIGQSASSQIEFRADNDFWLSTDRYYTTGSFITYRRLLNRDTTLEKTITVSTGIRQQLYTPSDIRSDIVRQYDRPYAGFLGLSGTYTLIQAQEFLIAEGVIGVAGPASGAEEFQNLFHENGGIDTPPWTAQIENSFHANLYAQFGREWNLSKNKLNWIIAAQPGLAIGTRDIYFNPEVALYFGKRNKANESVAYHQLGPLQDELFIRLITAYRFVYYDAMLEGNFLGDDSPFLVEANQHLFKFALEACWRWGKNDFRAGYHYTTSETPLAENHAFGLLSYARSFN, encoded by the coding sequence ATGCCCCGGATTCTTCGCCCTGCAATCTTTTCGCTATTCGTACTTATTGGCTTAGAGTTGATCGGACAATCTGCGTCTAGCCAGATCGAATTCAGAGCGGACAACGATTTTTGGTTATCCACAGATCGGTACTATACCACAGGAAGTTTTATCACCTACAGGAGGTTATTGAACAGGGACACCACCCTAGAAAAGACCATAACAGTATCAACTGGAATCAGACAACAGCTCTACACGCCCAGTGATATCCGTTCTGATATTGTCAGGCAATACGATAGGCCTTATGCGGGATTTTTAGGCTTAAGTGGAACATATACCCTTATTCAAGCCCAGGAGTTCTTGATAGCAGAAGGAGTCATTGGTGTTGCCGGGCCAGCTTCAGGAGCCGAAGAATTCCAAAATCTCTTTCACGAAAATGGGGGAATTGATACTCCTCCCTGGACGGCTCAGATCGAAAATAGTTTTCACGCCAATTTATATGCGCAGTTCGGACGAGAATGGAACCTGAGCAAAAACAAGTTAAATTGGATTATAGCTGCTCAGCCTGGATTGGCCATAGGGACCAGAGATATTTACTTCAATCCGGAAGTCGCACTGTACTTCGGAAAAAGGAACAAGGCCAATGAAAGTGTGGCCTATCATCAGTTAGGGCCCTTGCAGGACGAACTATTCATAAGACTCATAACCGCCTACCGCTTTGTTTATTACGACGCCATGCTGGAAGGCAACTTCTTGGGAGACGACTCCCCTTTTCTGGTAGAGGCCAATCAACACTTATTTAAATTTGCACTTGAAGCTTGTTGGAGATGGGGGAAGAACGATTTTCGCGCCGGGTATCACTATACGACATCCGAGACTCCTTTAGCAGAAAACCATGCGTTTGGCCTGCTCTCTTATGCTAGAAGTTTTAACTAG